From one Streptomyces sp. N50 genomic stretch:
- a CDS encoding isochorismatase family protein: protein MRRALIVVDVQNDFCEGGSLAVAGGADVAAAVTELIGQAPAGYRHVVATRDHHIAPGGHFADNPDYAHSWPAHCVAGTEGVGFHPNFAPAVASGAIDAVFDKGAYAAAYSGFEGRDENGVSLGEWLRAREIDEVDVVGIATDHCVKATALDAVREGFRTQVLLDLTAGVAKETTDRALEELRSAGVELTGKPVV, encoded by the coding sequence ATGCGCCGCGCCTTGATCGTCGTTGACGTGCAGAACGACTTCTGCGAGGGAGGCAGTCTCGCGGTGGCCGGGGGCGCGGATGTGGCCGCCGCCGTCACCGAGCTGATCGGGCAGGCGCCTGCCGGGTACCGGCATGTGGTGGCCACCCGCGACCACCACATCGCGCCAGGCGGGCACTTCGCCGACAACCCCGATTACGCGCACTCCTGGCCCGCGCACTGTGTCGCGGGTACGGAGGGGGTGGGCTTTCACCCGAACTTCGCGCCTGCGGTTGCCTCCGGGGCGATCGACGCGGTGTTCGACAAGGGGGCGTATGCGGCGGCGTACAGCGGGTTCGAGGGGCGGGACGAGAACGGGGTTTCGCTCGGGGAGTGGTTGCGGGCGCGGGAGATCGATGAGGTGGATGTGGTCGGGATCGCCACCGACCACTGCGTGAAGGCGACCGCGCTTGATGCGGTGCGGGAGGGGTTCCGTACGCAGGTGTTGCTTGATCTGACGGCCGGGGTGGCGAAGGAGACCACCGACCGGGCGCTGGAGGAACTGCGTTCGGCCGGGGTGGAGTTGACCGGGAAACCCGTCGTCTAG
- a CDS encoding MMPL family transporter, whose product MATVLYRLGRLAFRRRWYVTVLWIVILAALGFASSKAADAPATTFSTPGVESQRAFDLIQQRFPGVQADGAVARVVFVAPGGQKITTGQDRAAVVRLVDEVSGGPQVASAVNPFQAAAVSKDATTAYSTITYTVQANDLTDAAKNNLRNAAQQARASGLTVEIGGTALAAQPAAGGVGEVIGVGIAAVVLLITFGSLAAAGLPLLTALLGVAISMTAITTLASTLGLSDTTGTLATMLGLACGIDYAVFVVFRYREERANGHTTEEAAGLAVGTAGSAVVFAGLTVVIALAGLSVVGIPLLTKMGLCAAAAVALAVLIALTLVPALLGFWPRAVLSRRYKTTGRRIQGVAGNMGSRWAGFVLRHPWPVLFGTVVGLIVLALPVLGLQLGQSGDEAKSTATTERRAYDDLAKAFGPGFNGPLTVVVDVTDSTHPKAAVATVERRIAAVPGVVSVTPVRFNSTGNTALFTAVPAEAPTSEKTVDLVHTIRDDRPAIESAAPGATFEVTGTTALNIDVAQKVSGALVPYLIVVVGLAVLLLLLVFRSIVIPIKAAVGFLLSVLAALGCVVAVFQWGWGASLLGVESTGPIMSLMPIFLVGIVFGLAMDYEVFLVSRIREAYVHGSAAHASIATGFRYSARVVTAAALIMISVFAGFITAGDSMIKMIGFGLAIAVLFDAFIVRMAFVPAVLAILGDRISWLPRWLDRLLPNVDIEGESLSRQHPVSGSAPSGARGTARPAPTGAQSKNN is encoded by the coding sequence GTGGCAACCGTCCTGTATCGCCTGGGGCGCCTGGCCTTTCGCCGGCGCTGGTACGTGACCGTCCTCTGGATCGTGATCCTCGCGGCACTCGGCTTCGCCTCCAGCAAGGCGGCCGACGCCCCCGCCACCACCTTCTCCACCCCGGGTGTCGAGTCCCAGCGGGCCTTCGACCTGATCCAGCAGCGCTTCCCCGGCGTGCAGGCGGACGGCGCCGTGGCCCGTGTCGTGTTCGTCGCCCCCGGCGGCCAGAAGATCACCACCGGCCAGGACCGCGCGGCCGTCGTCCGCCTCGTCGACGAGGTCTCCGGCGGACCGCAGGTCGCGAGCGCCGTGAACCCCTTCCAGGCGGCCGCGGTCAGCAAGGACGCGACGACGGCGTACTCGACGATCACGTACACCGTGCAGGCCAACGACCTCACCGACGCCGCCAAGAACAACCTCAGAAACGCCGCCCAGCAGGCCCGCGCCTCCGGCCTCACCGTCGAGATCGGCGGCACCGCCCTGGCCGCACAGCCCGCGGCCGGCGGCGTCGGCGAGGTCATCGGCGTCGGCATCGCCGCCGTAGTGCTGCTGATCACCTTCGGATCGCTCGCCGCCGCCGGACTCCCGCTGCTGACCGCGCTCCTCGGCGTGGCCATCTCCATGACCGCGATCACCACGCTGGCCAGCACCCTCGGCCTCTCCGACACGACCGGCACCCTCGCCACGATGCTCGGCCTGGCCTGCGGCATCGACTACGCGGTGTTCGTCGTCTTCCGCTACCGCGAGGAACGCGCCAACGGCCACACCACCGAGGAAGCGGCGGGCCTGGCCGTCGGCACGGCGGGCTCGGCGGTCGTGTTCGCGGGCCTCACGGTCGTCATCGCCCTCGCCGGCCTCTCGGTCGTAGGCATCCCGCTCCTCACCAAGATGGGCCTGTGCGCGGCCGCAGCGGTCGCCCTCGCCGTGCTCATCGCGCTGACGCTCGTGCCCGCCCTGCTCGGCTTCTGGCCGCGCGCGGTCCTCTCCCGTCGCTACAAGACCACCGGCCGCCGCATCCAGGGCGTGGCCGGCAACATGGGCAGCCGCTGGGCCGGGTTCGTCCTGCGCCACCCCTGGCCGGTGCTGTTCGGCACGGTCGTAGGCCTGATAGTCCTCGCGCTCCCCGTACTGGGCCTCCAACTCGGCCAGTCCGGCGACGAGGCCAAGTCCACCGCGACCACCGAACGCCGGGCCTACGACGACCTCGCCAAGGCGTTCGGCCCCGGCTTCAACGGCCCCCTGACGGTCGTAGTGGACGTAACCGACTCCACCCACCCGAAGGCGGCCGTAGCCACGGTGGAGCGACGGATCGCGGCGGTCCCGGGCGTGGTGTCGGTAACCCCAGTCCGCTTCAACTCCACTGGAAACACAGCCCTGTTCACCGCCGTCCCCGCCGAGGCACCGACCAGCGAGAAGACCGTGGACCTCGTCCACACGATCCGCGACGACCGCCCCGCGATCGAGTCGGCGGCCCCCGGCGCGACCTTCGAGGTGACCGGCACCACCGCCCTCAACATCGACGTCGCCCAGAAGGTCAGCGGCGCCCTGGTCCCGTACCTGATCGTGGTCGTGGGCCTGGCGGTACTGCTCCTGCTCCTGGTGTTCCGCTCGATCGTCATCCCGATCAAGGCGGCCGTGGGCTTTCTGCTCTCGGTGCTCGCCGCCCTCGGCTGCGTGGTCGCGGTCTTCCAATGGGGCTGGGGCGCAAGCCTGTTGGGCGTGGAGAGCACCGGCCCGATCATGAGCCTGATGCCGATCTTCCTGGTGGGCATCGTCTTCGGCCTCGCCATGGACTACGAGGTCTTCCTCGTCTCCCGCATCCGCGAGGCCTACGTCCACGGCAGCGCGGCCCACGCGTCGATCGCGACCGGGTTCCGCTACAGCGCCCGCGTCGTCACCGCCGCCGCCCTCATCATGATCTCCGTCTTCGCGGGCTTCATCACCGCCGGCGACTCCATGATCAAGATGATCGGCTTCGGCCTCGCGATCGCCGTCCTCTTCGACGCCTTCATCGTCCGCATGGCCTTCGTCCCGGCCGTCCTCGCGATCCTGGGCGACCGCATCTCCTGGCTACCGCGCTGGCTGGACCGCCTCCTCCCGAACGTGGACATCGAGGGCGAGAGCCTCAGCCGCCAACACCCGGTGAGCGGCAGCGCCCCGTCAGGGGCGCGGGGAACTGCGCGACCAGCCCCCACCGGCGCGCAGTCAAAAAACAACTAG
- a CDS encoding immune inhibitor A domain-containing protein yields the protein MTSRPWTFRAAAVGVALAAATATFSTFAVAEANTSAKATTVDRHDPAPVAQKEHDLDGPLSKTQDAQRQEALNEVIAGKASVKDRNGSKVVQLKSKGGRSKYVELSREKTDKIFTILVEFGDKVDTRYGGTVGPLHNQIAAPDRAKDNSTAWQADYNQAHFQDLYFGTGKNTESLKKYYEKQSSGRYSVDGEVTDWVKVPYNEARYGSNKASTGAWYAVQDGVNAWVAQREAAGDTAAEIKTELAQFDQWDRYDYDGDGNFNEPDGYIDHFQIVHAGEDESAGGGAQGEDAIWAHRWYAFGTDAGSTGPDTNKLGGTQVGDTGVWVGDYTIQPENGGLGVYAHEYGHDLGLPDEYDTAGGENSTGFWTLMSSGSWLGTGKEAIGDLPGDMNAWDKLQLGWLDYDIAKAGTKSKHTLGVAEYNTKNPQALVVQLPEKAVTTEVIAPAQGATQWWSGSGNSLSNTLSRTVDLTGKSSAALTLDGWYDAEADYDYLYTEVSTDGGTSWTPIDGTLADGSAIPRDGSGNPALTGTAAAYQKLTYPLDAYAGQKIDVRFRYQTDSGVAQKGFTADEITVTADGTALFSDNAESADPAWTAKGFTRIGSSFTDDYAQYYIAENRQYVSYDKVLKVGPYNFGFSTTRPDWVEHYAYQNGLLIWKWDTSQADDNTSEHPGEGLILPIDSHPTQLKWSNGTLMRNRVQAYDSPFGLDRTDSITLHNADVATRIKSQPGVPVFDDGRSTYYDTSNPTAGVKITDTNTRIKITRESHDGSTVSLQVGPSAK from the coding sequence GTGACCAGCAGACCCTGGACGTTCAGAGCGGCCGCGGTGGGCGTGGCCCTCGCGGCGGCCACCGCCACGTTCTCGACGTTCGCCGTGGCGGAGGCCAACACCTCGGCCAAGGCCACCACTGTCGACCGGCACGACCCGGCACCGGTCGCACAGAAGGAGCACGACCTCGACGGCCCGCTGAGCAAGACGCAGGACGCGCAGCGCCAGGAGGCCCTGAACGAGGTCATCGCCGGCAAGGCCTCGGTCAAGGACCGCAACGGTTCGAAGGTCGTCCAGCTCAAGAGCAAGGGCGGCAGGAGCAAATACGTCGAGCTGAGCCGGGAGAAGACCGACAAGATCTTCACGATCCTGGTCGAGTTCGGCGACAAGGTGGACACCCGCTACGGCGGCACCGTCGGCCCGCTGCACAACCAGATAGCCGCGCCCGACCGGGCGAAGGACAACTCGACGGCCTGGCAGGCGGATTACAACCAGGCGCACTTCCAGGACCTGTACTTCGGCACCGGCAAGAACACCGAGTCGCTCAAGAAGTACTACGAGAAGCAGTCCTCGGGCCGCTACTCGGTCGACGGCGAGGTCACCGACTGGGTCAAGGTCCCCTACAACGAGGCCCGTTACGGCTCCAACAAGGCTTCCACCGGCGCCTGGTACGCGGTGCAGGACGGCGTCAACGCTTGGGTCGCCCAGCGCGAGGCCGCGGGTGACACGGCCGCCGAGATCAAGACGGAGCTGGCCCAGTTCGACCAGTGGGACCGCTACGACTACGACGGCGACGGCAACTTCAACGAGCCCGACGGCTACATCGACCACTTCCAGATCGTGCACGCCGGTGAGGACGAGTCCGCGGGCGGCGGCGCGCAGGGCGAGGACGCGATCTGGGCCCACCGCTGGTACGCCTTCGGCACCGACGCCGGTTCCACAGGGCCGGACACCAACAAGCTCGGCGGCACCCAGGTCGGCGACACCGGCGTCTGGGTCGGCGACTACACCATCCAGCCGGAGAACGGCGGACTCGGCGTCTACGCCCACGAGTACGGCCACGACCTCGGCCTGCCCGACGAGTACGACACCGCGGGCGGCGAGAACTCCACCGGCTTCTGGACGCTGATGTCGTCCGGTTCCTGGCTCGGCACCGGCAAGGAGGCGATCGGCGACCTGCCCGGCGACATGAACGCCTGGGACAAGCTCCAACTGGGCTGGCTGGACTACGACATAGCCAAGGCCGGCACCAAGTCGAAGCACACGCTGGGCGTCGCGGAGTACAACACCAAGAACCCCCAGGCGCTCGTGGTGCAGTTGCCCGAGAAGGCGGTCACCACCGAGGTCATCGCCCCGGCGCAGGGCGCCACCCAGTGGTGGAGCGGCAGCGGCAACAGCCTGAGCAACACCCTTTCCCGCACAGTGGACTTGACGGGCAAGTCGTCCGCCGCGCTCACGCTGGACGGCTGGTACGACGCCGAGGCCGACTACGACTACCTCTACACCGAGGTGTCCACCGACGGCGGCACGTCCTGGACCCCGATCGACGGCACCCTGGCCGACGGCTCCGCCATCCCGCGTGACGGCAGCGGCAACCCGGCCCTCACCGGCACGGCGGCCGCGTACCAGAAGCTGACGTACCCGCTGGACGCCTACGCGGGCCAGAAGATCGACGTCCGCTTCCGCTACCAGACCGACAGCGGTGTGGCGCAGAAGGGCTTCACGGCCGACGAGATCACCGTGACCGCCGACGGCACCGCCCTCTTCTCCGACAACGCCGAGAGCGCCGACCCCGCGTGGACGGCCAAGGGCTTCACCCGCATCGGCTCGTCCTTCACGGACGACTACGCGCAGTACTACATCGCCGAGAACCGTCAATACGTGTCCTACGACAAGGTGTTGAAGGTCGGCCCGTACAACTTCGGCTTCTCGACGACCCGTCCGGACTGGGTGGAGCACTACGCCTACCAGAACGGCCTGTTGATCTGGAAGTGGGACACCTCGCAGGCGGACGACAACACCAGCGAGCACCCCGGTGAGGGTCTGATCCTGCCGATCGACTCCCACCCGACGCAGCTGAAGTGGTCCAACGGCACGCTGATGCGCAACCGCGTGCAGGCCTACGACTCGCCGTTCGGCCTGGACCGCACGGACTCGATCACCCTGCACAACGCGGACGTCGCGACCAGGATCAAGTCGCAGCCGGGTGTGCCGGTCTTCGACGACGGCAGGTCGACCTACTACGACACGTCGAACCCGACAGCCGGTGTCAAGATCACTGACACCAACACCCGGATCAAGATCACCAGGGAGTCGCACGACGGCTCGACGGTGAGCCTCCAGGTCGGCCCCTCGGCGAAGTAG
- a CDS encoding RDD family protein encodes MSTEPPPGSGQQPPEDDPFRKQPPPGQGSGSPYDQNYGNQPPQPPPYGGAGGDPYGGGSYPTDPLAGMPPLADSGRRTLARIIDLILVGIIVWLLTWAFGVHEYDVGSNGASYAKSLGQSLIAAVLYIGYDTVMTAKSGQTLGKKWLGLRVANLDNGSTPSVQTNLIRAAVLWIPFAFCCACVWTAICGGWSFFDKPYKQGLHDKAAKTVVVSTR; translated from the coding sequence ATGAGCACCGAACCGCCTCCGGGCTCCGGCCAGCAGCCGCCGGAAGACGACCCGTTCAGGAAGCAGCCCCCTCCTGGCCAGGGATCGGGCTCACCGTACGACCAGAACTACGGGAACCAGCCGCCGCAGCCTCCTCCGTACGGCGGCGCCGGCGGTGACCCCTACGGCGGCGGCTCCTACCCCACCGACCCGCTCGCCGGTATGCCCCCGCTCGCCGACAGCGGCCGCCGCACGCTCGCCCGGATCATCGACCTGATCCTCGTCGGCATCATCGTCTGGCTGCTCACCTGGGCCTTCGGCGTCCACGAGTACGACGTCGGCTCGAACGGCGCTTCGTACGCCAAGTCGCTCGGCCAGTCGCTCATCGCGGCCGTGCTCTACATCGGCTACGACACCGTGATGACGGCCAAGTCCGGTCAGACGCTGGGCAAGAAGTGGCTGGGCCTGCGTGTGGCCAACCTCGACAACGGGTCGACGCCGTCCGTGCAGACCAACCTGATCCGCGCGGCGGTGCTGTGGATCCCGTTCGCGTTCTGCTGCGCCTGCGTCTGGACGGCGATCTGCGGCGGCTGGAGCTTCTTCGACAAGCCGTACAAGCAGGGCCTGCACGACAAGGCCGCCAAGACCGTGGTGGTCAGCACGCGTTGA
- a CDS encoding RDD family protein: protein MSAPTPAPGDDRPREGYYPDPSIPGYVRYWNGASWVPGTSRPAPSDGLSPGAPGTSVEETGPHFFDEDPVSPADAQHGSRPEPAAAWGADRAHQSGFGGDQDRRVSWGSPDPRTAADPRVPADNRAQPDGPAPASPEEPPNPGTFVFRRPTTGGGDIPSPSAPAADEGTTTFRRPTPRTPQQGGGPGAQGGGAGAGGAFGSQGPAGSGAGVGGFGADNPAGTTPSSDPSGPGFGAGKAAVARAAQAQGGSGTGVPASAAPAPSSAASTALSGPQQAAPGVPQQSGPAQPQGAAVGTPMAAGSGGGQPSWAQQVHRLAGDEDGPVAPWKPPVEDVFQAAARRQSAARPAGLGKRLVARLIDTVVLGAVTAVAAVPLGTKAVDHLNEKIDAAKLSGRTETVWLLDGTTSAYLGIVLAVLLLFGVLYEALPTGKWGRTLGKKLCGIEVRGIESHEPPGFGGALRRWLVYSVPGLLGIGIVGVAWCLFDRPWHQCWHDKAAHTFVAA from the coding sequence ATGAGCGCCCCAACCCCGGCACCCGGTGACGACAGGCCCCGCGAGGGGTACTACCCGGACCCGTCCATTCCTGGCTATGTCCGGTACTGGAACGGCGCGTCCTGGGTGCCCGGCACCAGCCGCCCGGCACCCTCGGACGGCCTGTCGCCCGGCGCGCCGGGCACGTCCGTCGAGGAGACCGGCCCGCACTTCTTCGACGAGGACCCGGTGAGCCCGGCGGACGCGCAGCACGGCAGCCGGCCCGAACCGGCGGCCGCGTGGGGCGCGGACCGCGCCCACCAGAGCGGCTTCGGCGGCGACCAGGACCGCCGCGTCTCCTGGGGCTCCCCGGACCCGAGAACGGCCGCGGACCCGAGAGTCCCGGCGGACAACCGGGCCCAGCCGGACGGCCCGGCGCCGGCCTCCCCGGAGGAACCGCCCAACCCCGGCACCTTCGTCTTCCGCCGCCCGACCACTGGGGGAGGAGACATCCCGTCCCCGTCGGCCCCCGCCGCCGACGAGGGCACGACCACTTTCCGCCGCCCGACCCCGCGCACACCGCAACAGGGCGGGGGGCCGGGGGCGCAGGGCGGGGGCGCGGGTGCCGGGGGCGCCTTCGGCTCACAGGGGCCGGCGGGGTCCGGGGCGGGTGTCGGCGGTTTCGGCGCCGACAACCCCGCCGGCACCACCCCCTCCTCCGACCCCTCCGGCCCCGGTTTCGGTGCCGGAAAGGCGGCCGTCGCCCGGGCCGCGCAGGCTCAGGGGGGCTCCGGCACCGGGGTGCCCGCCTCCGCTGCTCCCGCCCCCTCCTCCGCCGCTTCCACGGCGCTCTCCGGGCCCCAGCAGGCCGCCCCCGGCGTCCCGCAGCAGTCCGGTCCGGCGCAGCCGCAGGGGGCCGCCGTAGGGACGCCGATGGCCGCTGGATCCGGGGGCGGGCAGCCGTCCTGGGCGCAGCAGGTGCATCGGCTGGCGGGGGACGAGGACGGGCCCGTGGCACCCTGGAAGCCGCCCGTCGAGGACGTGTTCCAGGCGGCGGCCCGGCGGCAGTCGGCGGCGCGGCCCGCGGGGCTCGGGAAGCGGCTGGTCGCGCGGCTGATCGACACCGTCGTGCTCGGCGCCGTCACGGCCGTGGCCGCCGTACCGCTCGGGACCAAGGCCGTCGACCATCTCAACGAGAAGATCGACGCGGCCAAGCTCTCCGGCCGGACCGAGACCGTCTGGCTGCTGGACGGCACCACGTCCGCCTACCTGGGCATCGTCCTCGCCGTCCTCCTCCTCTTCGGCGTCCTCTACGAGGCGCTGCCCACCGGCAAGTGGGGCCGCACCCTCGGCAAGAAGCTCTGCGGGATCGAGGTCCGCGGCATCGAGAGCCACGAGCCGCCCGGCTTCGGCGGGGCGCTGCGCCGCTGGCTCGTCTACAGCGTCCCGGGGCTGCTCGGCATCGGGATCGTCGGCGTCGCCTGGTGCCTGTTCGACCGGCCCTGGCACCAGTGCTGGCACGACAAGGCAGCGCATACGTTCGTAGCGGCATAG
- a CDS encoding SsgA family sporulation/cell division regulator → MHTVVERELELKLILSPERSIPVPARLSYRTDDPYAVHISFHINSEHPVHWTFARELLVEGVFRPCGHGDVRVWPTKVERRSVVLMALSSPDGDALLEAPAAQVSAWLERTLRVVPPGSEAEQLGIDAGLAELLAPTPADDLWLRDPWPSDESRDGE, encoded by the coding sequence ATGCACACAGTCGTAGAGCGGGAGTTGGAGCTCAAACTCATCCTGTCGCCGGAGCGGAGCATTCCGGTCCCGGCCCGGCTGAGCTACCGCACCGACGACCCGTACGCCGTCCACATCTCCTTCCACATCAACTCCGAGCACCCCGTGCACTGGACGTTCGCCCGCGAACTGCTCGTCGAGGGGGTGTTCCGGCCGTGCGGGCACGGGGACGTGCGGGTGTGGCCGACGAAGGTGGAGCGGCGCAGCGTCGTCCTGATGGCGCTGAGTTCACCCGACGGGGACGCCCTGCTGGAGGCACCGGCGGCGCAGGTGTCGGCGTGGCTGGAGCGCACCCTGCGGGTGGTACCCCCGGGCTCTGAGGCCGAGCAGCTCGGCATCGACGCCGGCCTGGCCGAGCTGCTCGCACCGACCCCGGCCGACGACCTGTGGCTGCGCGACCCGTGGCCGTCGGACGAGTCGCGGGACGGGGAGTGA
- a CDS encoding FAD-binding oxidoreductase has protein sequence MIMSRIEAPRDQDTGTLVDRLLAGLPAEAVLTDPDVTASYANDMASFCPSGTPAVVVLPRTVEQVQHVMRVATELRLPVVPQGARTGLSGAANASEGCVVLSLVKMDRILEISPVDRVAVVEPGVINATLSRAVNEHGLYYPPDPSSWEMCTIGGNIGTASGGLCCVKYGVTAEYVLGLDVVLADGRLMSTGRRTAKGVAGYDLTRLFVGSEGSLGIVVKAILALRPQPPQQLVLAAEFGSAAAACDAVCRIMEGGHVPSLLELMDRTTVKAVNDLAHMGLPETTEALLLAAFDTLDPAADLAAVGALCEAAGATQVVPAEDAAESELLLQARRLSLTALEAVKGTTMIDDVCVPRSRLGEMLEGVERIGEKYRLTIGVCAHAGDGNTHPTVCFDAQDADESRRARESFDEIMALGLELGGTITGEHGVGVLKKEWLAREIGPVGMEMQRAVKATFDPLGILNPGKLF, from the coding sequence GTGATCATGAGCCGTATCGAAGCGCCTCGCGACCAGGACACCGGGACCCTCGTCGACCGGCTGCTGGCCGGACTGCCCGCCGAGGCCGTCCTGACCGACCCGGACGTCACGGCCTCGTACGCCAACGACATGGCGAGCTTCTGCCCCTCCGGCACCCCTGCCGTCGTCGTGCTGCCGCGCACAGTCGAGCAGGTCCAGCACGTCATGCGCGTCGCCACCGAACTGCGCCTCCCGGTCGTCCCGCAGGGCGCCCGCACGGGCCTGTCCGGCGCGGCCAACGCCTCCGAGGGCTGCGTCGTGCTGTCCCTCGTCAAGATGGACCGCATCCTGGAGATCAGCCCGGTCGACCGCGTCGCGGTCGTCGAGCCGGGCGTCATCAACGCGACGCTCTCCCGCGCGGTCAACGAACACGGCCTCTACTACCCGCCGGATCCCTCCAGTTGGGAGATGTGCACGATCGGCGGCAACATCGGCACCGCGTCCGGCGGCCTGTGCTGTGTGAAGTACGGGGTGACGGCCGAGTACGTCCTCGGCCTGGACGTCGTCCTCGCCGACGGGCGGCTGATGAGCACCGGCCGGCGTACGGCGAAGGGGGTCGCCGGGTACGACCTGACCCGGCTGTTCGTCGGGTCGGAGGGCTCGCTCGGGATCGTCGTCAAGGCGATCCTGGCGCTGAGGCCGCAGCCGCCCCAACAGCTCGTTCTGGCCGCCGAGTTCGGGTCCGCGGCGGCCGCGTGCGACGCCGTGTGCCGGATCATGGAGGGCGGGCACGTGCCGTCCCTCCTCGAACTGATGGACCGTACGACCGTCAAGGCCGTCAACGACCTGGCGCACATGGGACTGCCGGAGACCACCGAGGCGTTGCTGCTCGCCGCCTTCGACACGCTGGACCCGGCTGCCGACCTGGCCGCCGTGGGAGCCTTGTGCGAGGCGGCCGGAGCCACGCAGGTGGTGCCCGCCGAGGACGCGGCCGAGTCCGAACTGCTGCTCCAGGCGCGGCGGTTGTCGCTCACGGCGCTGGAGGCGGTCAAGGGCACGACGATGATCGACGACGTGTGCGTGCCCCGGTCGCGGCTGGGCGAGATGCTCGAAGGGGTGGAGCGGATCGGCGAGAAGTACCGGCTGACGATCGGCGTCTGCGCGCACGCCGGAGACGGCAACACGCACCCCACCGTCTGCTTCGACGCCCAGGACGCCGACGAGTCCCGGCGCGCCCGCGAGTCCTTCGACGAGATCATGGCGCTCGGCCTGGAGCTCGGCGGCACCATCACCGGCGAACACGGCGTGGGCGTCCTGAAGAAGGAGTGGCTGGCCCGCGAGATCGGCCCGGTGGGCATGGAGATGCAGCGGGCGGTCAAGGCGACCTTCGACCCGCTGGGGATCCTCAATCCGGGCAAGCTGTTCTGA